One Puntigrus tetrazona isolate hp1 chromosome 25, ASM1883169v1, whole genome shotgun sequence genomic window, ACCAATACTTCTTTAATAGTCACAAATATGTCTTTTTAAGGTAATTTCGTATCTGAATATTGCTGTCAGTTGCATTATTGATCTGGAGAGCCAGTGGTGTTGATTTGGAgtcatagaaaaataaatgtctttttaaaaatgtttatgtccTCTAAGGGcaatttgttttacagtaagtAAACCAGTActtaaagtttgtttgtttatagtaagtttgtttacacatttttgaaattttacaatttagaaattataaatttaactttaatataatatagaaatcaCACAATggacacaattattttttaattagcaaaacCTAAACTAATACtgcttaatttaaataaaattttatattagaaaagcataaataaatatatatatatatatatatatttatatacgcttttgtgtgcgtgtgtgtatgtgcatgtatactgtaatactgtattcataatatatacacacacacacacactgtagtcatatatacacacttttactattgctataaaaatagcattattcctaatatatatatgcataattgtACTTGCTATATAGTTAGGGTCAGCGATTTGGTTACAGTTACAGCTGGGGATGTTTtcttgcaaaatataatttcttattttcttttgattgtGGGATGAAATATGACACAATAAAAAGGCAGAGATGGCAGGAAGACAGTTTTAAAGCTCACAAACAAACTACATGAACTGCAGTTCGTCAAGGATAtaaccatttttttcccccccgagTTGCTGGGGAATTAAAAGATTGAAAGTAATAGAAATAGTTTCCACATCAATAAGTTCACATTCTTTCGCAGCGATGGCTCATTTCCCTCTGATGCCcttacacaaaaacacaaggacTAATTCCCAGCACCCTTCTATGATAGCAGTAAAGATCACAGCGTGAAGCCAACGGCTTAATTACTCCAGCAACAGATACTCATCTGTCCTAAAGCTGAAGACGTGGAACTGAAACTGTCCTATTACTGAAATCCAGACGTTCAACTCTCTACAGTACACAAGGCAGAGCTGGGCTCAGTGTTAATTCTGGCCATCAGGCTTAGTGAAATCTCAAAACGCTGGCTTACTTACTTTAAtcctgtctttttctctctcaggctCAATGTCAGAGCAGTCACATCCCATAATAAGCTACTTTACACCTAAAGATACTGTAGAAttattgccatggcaacagtaTATGGGTATAAAACCTCTGTACAAGAGAGAAGCAGCTGGGTGTCAGGAAACATGGAAAGAACATGCCTGGGTCATATTTCATCCCCAaattaaaaggtaaataaattatatttccatGACAATTAAGCACTATTAAGTGAAATATGGATGCTtaattgatttataaaatatttatatgaaataatacaattatatacattaccaggctgttttgggtcaccattgactttaaTGGAaacatggaagtcaatggtgacccaaaacagcctggttacaaactttcttcaaaatatcttcctaaAGAACATTTGGGGGACAGTATGCTTGATTGCcatggaaatatttatttagtaatccATCGCATACTACATTTTTAGTGAACTCTGTGAAATTCACCTGATGTTGCTCGCAGAAAACCACTGTccttttttattgacatttggATTTGTGATGGGCGGCAGATACAGACTTCCAGTATTCATTTCAAAGAGTGCGTGACAAAGGCCTTGACAGATTTCTTTCCAGTGACTGTTACGGGAAACTAGATACATGAAGACCACAGGTGTTGCCATGGAGACTAGATACcgaaaacattcataaaatgaTCATAGAGtgatctgttaaaaaaaaaataaaaatcatgcatgcttgtatgatttataaaatcaaatcaaataatatttattaatatataatgcaagaaaaaaaaaaaaaaaaaaaaaaaaatatatatattatttttttaatttatttatttgtttatttttaattgtatatataaatacagagcTACCCAATTAAATATTGTTTCGAATTAATACTCTATTAGTTTTCCCTTCAGTTTCTTCATAAACCCAGTTTGGGAAACCTTGATGTAATACAGTGTTTAACAAACTTCATGGTGTTGATAAAAACAAAGGGAGTATATTTTCTTACATATCTTGTATTTTTACATCAATATGCAAAATGCATAATGATCCAATTTAAATCTATGTGGAAAAACGAGACAGctcaaaagtaatctaaaagtattCCGATCATATTagcttaaattatttatttataaaaatattagcgTAAAGTAATGGATTACATTGCTAACTACAATTTTTGTcgttaaaattaaatgatataaaataaaatatatccaaaCACTTTTGGGACCACCATATATTTGATTTCCAATGAAACAAACGCCCAGCCTCATTTTACTCACCCACAACAGCCAGGTTGTGTTCAGATCCACACgcaatctgaaaaaaaaaaaaaaacagagaaatttgTGAGAAAACACCTATTATGTGCTCTGCTGAcatttcaaaagcaataatCCCTGACAGACCTCAGTCtgaccctgacacacacacacagacacacacactctctctctctccacgcCTGTAACAGGAGCCGGGATGCCTGAATCGAACATTAACTGCTGGGAAGCGGGTACGAGGACTGACTGAGGGGTGATTTACACATCCAGCCATGCAGAGAAGCTTCCTGCACTCAAAAatagcacaaacacacaagcgcCCCCGATGCTGGAGTCATATGTCCGTTACCATGACGACCCGTGAGGATGTGAGTGGGTGACCGGGCGTCTCTGCTCGGTTTATTAATGTTTGGTGATCAGAGCTCGTTATGCGGAGGAAATGGGCTGCTAGTGGACAAAAACACATCGCTAATGCTCTCTGCCGGAGCTGGGAGGATGCCGTCCACACGGACACGCTCGAATTAGCGCAAATTATAccagtgcattatgggaaaaGGCAGCCTGAAACTTCTCTTGTTTCAGGAccaaatatttataaaccaaAAACTAAAGATGCCTTTCTGCCTTTGCTCTATCTTTGAGTTTACTCTGGAGGAGACAAAGCTGGATGCAGCtggattttaatgtttatatgctACTGTCCAATCAGCTGTAAGCATGAGGATACAGTAATATGCTCAaatgattatgtaaataaatgatttattaatttgcaatgattcactttaaatcatttaggggcaattttaattaatttcataatattttaattcatttatttctttaaaataatccacaatatttaatagttttagtatagatttaatagatttattaatTCCACAGAGCATTTCCTCAAATTGagcattataattttattattactttatattgaCAAACAGTTAAtgataatgaattttttttaaattgtagaataaatgctaaaatattattatttatttataataatttataatcatatataattcCATTCATCACATAGAATTTCCTCTTAGCCATAATTGTCGcgattttaatttgtttaggaTTATTTTGATTGTGTATCTTGTAATTTTTTGACTTGATTTTTTGTTCCTGATTTCATCGTCATAATTAcaacttatttatatatgaaaacacTATATTCaagatatattcaaaatatttgactttatttatttgtttattcgtTACATTAAATCAAGACTAATAACGTTAATATCGTTTAGTCAACACATATTTGTGTGAGAAGATCGTATAGTGTTAAGCTAGAGATGGAAATATTACAAGCTGTTGATGTAACGGTCGTTTAAAGGTAGAATGAATGAAATTCAATGCAATCAAACAGAACTGTGGACCGTTAAAGGAGTGATTTAGTACGGATCTGTACACAGTGATAGTAAAAGTGATACAAACAAAAGCAGGAGTCTCCTGTCACTGAATGATCTGTCCTGATGTAGTCTGTTTCTCTCCTCGTCACATCCACCCGTCCGTCCCCAGCTGACCCCACGCCACAGCCAGTCAAAACAGCACTGGACAGAGGACAGCGACTGTCTGAACGTTAAGGATTGCTGTCAGATCAGTGACGGGGGAAGCTGAATGTGTAGACTAAATACTAGTCTTGCTTAGCCAGGCTTTTGACTATCAGGAAGTCGaaaacaatgtttatatatttgttatcaGCTAAAAATAGAACACAGGCAAATAATTCAGGAAttaatatatagattatatattatatattttacacagacACACGTATGCAAactcattatattatatatatatatatatatatatatatatatatatatatatatatatatatatatatatatattatggattattcattttattcatataatattaaaatctttttttaaatttaaaatatttaaatacttttgaaatataaataataaaataagaaattatatatatatatatatatatatatatatatatatatatatatatatatatatatatatatatatatatacacatatacacacacgtgtgagtgtgtgtgtgtattctttattacaaataatgttcatataattattgataataaacaattaaacaaatatgtttttataattaatctagatataaaaataaaatcctgaCAAATATAGAACTCTGACACCCAAGTCAGTGCCGACAGCTGTTTATTGAGATGCAGTGGTTCCCATCTGCCTCTGATAATGAAGCGCGGGATGAATGTCCCAGCACCAAACATGCCTCAGGTACAGCATTGCACTGTGGGAGCTCAGACACAGACAGCTAGACTCCAGCGCTCGGGTGGAAGTGTGAAACAGGCTGTCGGCTGCACCTCCATGTGTGAACGAACTCATTTTAAGAAGTCAGAGCGCCCTTTACTGGGAGTTCATCTCTGGATCCTGGAAGGACTTCAGTCTTTTTTCGGCCCCACAGTATTGTGTCTGATCTGCTGATAGGAAATCTCACGGTCTGGAGCCAGTGAAGACGCCTGCTCCCCCGTGATTGGCCAATATGCCTCTGGGGGAGGGGACTGAGTTTCAACAATGGCTTTGGAGTACTTACTAGTATAATCTGTGGTTTTAAGTGTTAGCGAGACTGATGCTTTTAAGATTACAAAAGGACACAAAAGCAACGTAAAACACCATAAATGTTGCCCTTATGCACTattacactaaaatataaagcattattGATTTGAAGTAATAATAGCTAGCCTAGCTCTCCTTCGGCACTTACGAGTTCGTAAGTGAAGCAGCAATTTACAATCCGTCACTCAACCTCGTTTGTTCACAGAGCCAACCCAAAACCAGCCATGTGTGCTTTCGTAggatttttatacatattattagtTACACAGTTCATAattttcattcttatttttaatgtttgttatagaattttgttatatattattaagtaaattttaagttaagttatttttatttcagctagaatttttagcaattttgtaattttttgtttaatttagtaatttgcattaaaaaatatttctgatcaGAATGATGACAGTCATAATCATGAGGTCGAAATTATGAGGTAAAGTCAGAAGTATGACACAAAagttaaaatcacattaaatttgatctttgtcataattatgataTCTCGTAATTATGACTTGCTATGTCAATTGTcacttttttcttaaaatttcgacttttaaagaacaattttattagaatagattttatttatggtCATAATTTTCATctcataatttcacatttttaatcacataaaataaactttttttctgactttttatgtcattaatatATATCACTTGCCATTTTGCCTTTCATCTTaaaattttaatctaatttctcatttgtaattaaataatttagaattttatcttaaaattctgactttttatgtCATTACTATGACATAAAATAGTATGAATAATATATGatttcataattatgatttaccaaatcatgtttttttcttatgtggTGGAAACAGACTTTCATATTTGTGTGGTAATTACTATTATTCagcaaatatttagaatttttttgtattatactttattttgattccAATGAATAATAGTGTTCAgttattaatttgaattagtttattattaattgtttttaaatcactgcatttctcacacaaagctatcagACGACTCCtcttgtgtttcacagaagattGAAAGTCACGTGGCTTTGGatcgacatgagggtgaatcgACGATAAACAACTTTTCCCTTAAGCCTCGGTCTAAGTCTCTGTCGAGCGCAATTTAGCTCTAAAACTTTATATTCCGCCTGTCACAGAAGGCCAAAGTGTCTCCGGACGTTACTACACTTTCTCCCTCCCTTTTGAGGTGTTATAGAGGATACCGTCCCCTGTACGTCCTCGTTTCCTGTCATCAACATACGCCGCACGGACGGCTCGCCAGCGGCAGGACATTGTAGCATAAGCAACTTTCGAGGATTAAATATGACATGAGGTCCATCGACCAGGTGAAAGCACAAAACAAAGTCACGCAAGGAGATCTGACAAACAGAACTATGTCTCGCAAGCCATGAAGATGTCTGGACAAGCTTTCCCTCTCTGCAAAAGACGTAAATGGCAAacgtctctttttttatttttcacaatatctGAAGGCTGTCCTTTAATTTGAAGGTTTAGTGACGCACCAAACGCGTAAAACCTGAGCATAAAACAGTGTGTCGTTGAGTCATTCTCTTCAATACGTATGCCCACAGATGCTGCATTCTCTAAGGTAAGAGATGACCTTCAATTTAAATCAGAGCCGTGTCTCTGGGCAGGATGAGAAAAGCATTGTGGGATTGTACAGAGTGTGTTCGCCCCCTGCTGGAAGACTATGCACACTGCATACTCACATTATACTAATGAGTTCTTATGTCATCTtagcaatactttttttttggcttggaAAGTTGTGTTCTAAATTCTGATTGGataagatgcatttaaaaccaTTGTAATAATGCTTGCGTCCATACATTACCTGAATTGTATGCCAATTTACCTCTTAATTAGgatttttaattcacaattattattttttatcttattattgACTGTcaacatttttatgctttttattccttaatttagattttttttgtcaaatttttaatttcataatttcaatttatttctcATAACTACGTCAtaattaaagaataattttgaCGTTTGTAGTATAAgtcataattaatttaaatcatttagattttttaattttataattttaactttttatccAATTATGACTGTCAacattttttgtcaaaaaattaagaatttgttaatcagattttattaaacagaattaatcagaatttgtactttttttcctATTCAGTTTCAGCTGTAATAATTTTGACTGTCTATATTAATTTTAACCATTTCATTTaaagagttatttttttcttatgtagCTGAAATTGGCTTCCATATTTAtgtgataattatttttatttcttaaatattaatgtgtttgtgtacataCAAAACACATACCTGTGTTGCTCCGAATAAAGCTTTAACCTCAACGGGGTGGCTTATACTTTGGCCAGCGCTTGTTGAAACATCGCAGTCTCTTTCTCTACTCTGATTGGTCTGTCCTAGCTGTCCGTAATTTGCTCTGCCCCACGTAAAGACCCGCCCACTCTCTGTGAATAGACGACATACCGTTAACCGTATCACAAGAAAAAAGCTTTGCGTGACAAAGTGTGCAGTGAGTCTCACCGGTTCTTGCGACAAGATGCGTCCAGCCGCTGTGAACGTCTGTCGCCCTCTCGCCCTGCAGCAGAGATCGATCCAGAGCCACAGGAAGTGGCAGGAAGGGGCTCTCGCTGGCCAGCTGACCATGCTTATTGCTTCCCCAGAGGAACACGTCGCCTTTGACTGTAGAAATATGGGATATTGTCTCTATCCCCACCAATCAGGTATCAGTGTAATCTGAAAGTTCTCTCACCTGTCAAACAAATGCAGTGGGAGGAGCCTGCAACTACCTTCCGTGGGGTCACGTGATCAAACCCTGCAGATGAGAAAGTGTGCTAGACAAAATTATGAATTACACATAtaattatactatttattaatgtactGTTTTTTACAAGATGTTCCAATGTGAGGCTGATTCAGCTTTGAGCAAaagtctgtctgtgtctgtatgtgtgtgtgtgtttatgtctgtgtgtgtgtgtgtgtgtgtgtatgtgtgtgtctgtgtctgtgcgtgtctgtgtgatgtgtgtctgtgcgtgtgtgtgtgtgtgtgtgtgtgtgtgtgtgtttgtttgtgcgaAAGTTACCCAGGACAAGGCAAGGCTCCTTAGAGGATAGATGTGCAGGAACAGGATGGGGATTTAACATTCTCTTAGCGTGACTCAACAGGCCAGTTCCCCATTGATAAACACAACCTGATGCTttagacacgcacacacacacacacacacacacacacacgtaaaaaacataattataattaaatattcaatcacactactaaaatatacttattatatcattataatatttgagtttggttatattttaatatgtaaaataaatgacattcttttttaatattcttattttaattttcttttttaaatatttaaaacaaatacacgtGTATTTAAggataatgtatatttaagtcaaaataattatatttaaattacaaaataatatcgTATGTAAAGTTTCTTTAGTATActgagatttatttaaaactaacataaacaaacatagaaaaatgtgttaattttaaaacataacataaaagaatatatatatatatatatatatatatatatatatatatatatatatatgtgtgtgtgtgtgtgtgtgtgtgtgtgtgtgtaatacctGTACTTGCTAATGCATGTCTGAGCCCCGCAGCCACGCTAGTTACCGGCTCATTCAAGGTCTGAGACCAGAACAAAGCATGATATTATTACACACCTCACACTTACAAACTTATTATGCAAGAGTCTCATTATATCGTCTCACCTTCACATGTAAAGGTTCTGCTGAGTGCGTTATTCGTGGCGAGACGCCCAGCTGTCCAAATGCATTGGAGCCGCACACCAAGACCTGACCGTCACCTGAAAGACACAGATCAGATATCAGTCATTCAGCACTCAGTTAAACCAGAGGAAGTCTCCACAGGCAGATCTAAGAGCGCTTGATCTAATCAAACTCTAAACAAAACCACTCAAAAATTACTGATGTCTGCAACACCCAAGCCCAGGCTCTCAATAATACGAAAGTCTGCTTTCGCcactgaacaaaaaacaaaaaaaaggtatatcgctactttttttttctcacaattcagtcgttttttcttgcaattgcgAGTTTACATCTTTTCTCTGAATTGTGAGACACAAACAAGTTATAAAGTCTGCATTTTGGAACATAAActcactttttttcttgaattgtAAGATATATGATATTGCTAAAGATATCGAGAGTTACAGAGTCCAGTTCTGAGGTgacaaaaaagattttctttcacaattctgactttatttctcgCAACTGCGAGTTTATATCGTGCAATTCTGAGACAAAAGGAAAAAGAATTGCCAGTTTATCTCGCAGTCAAAATACTGAGTTTGTAATTATtgactctgaaaaaaaaaagacccaatTACCCTTTATTTTTCACTGAGTGGTGGGACGTCCATACAATAATCTGCCACACAGAGTCTAGAATAACAATTCGATGACTGTCACTCACCAGTCAGGATAACAGAGAAGTCCCAACCACAGGACACCTGCTGTACTCTTGTGCCCGCAGGCAAGGGGCAGGGCTGAAAGGTCAACACATCTGCTGTGTGACTGAGCCCTAACTGACCTTTGTGGTTCTGTCCACACATCAGCAGCTCACCCGATTCTGTGTGGAGAAATATTGTTGTAGCATTTCAATTTGACCGCTAGAGAGCGATCTTGTTCGACAAATAAAAGGTCAGAAACCGTTTAAGTACATCACTAATCCTTTGAGAGTATTTACAATAGTATTTAACTATTGTTTTCATAGTGTTATAGGCCATCTAACCCGTGATGACCGCGGAATGCCCGCCTCCTCCGGTTATACAGCGGGTTTTCTCCGCCTGCAGGCCGTCGTCTGCACTCCGCGGCTCGGCTTGATCTTCCCGGTGTCCCTGCCCGAGCTGCCCGTAACTGTTGGCTCCCTGCGACGCGAAATCACCATTTATTGTTCAGCAAGCGATGCTTACTTTCAGATCGCTTTATTTCATGCATAATTGTATAAATGTGAATTTCGCGTATTCCCGTGGATTGAAA contains:
- the sergef gene encoding secretion-regulating guanine nucleotide exchange factor yields the protein MRLNLMEGTQLSKYVLYTWGANSYGQLGQGHREDQAEPRSADDGLQAEKTRCITGGGGHSAVITESGELLMCGQNHKGQLGLSHTADVLTFQPCPLPAGTRVQQVSCGWDFSVILTGDGQVLVCGSNAFGQLGVSPRITHSAEPLHVKTLNEPVTSVAAGLRHALASTASGCVYQWGTGLLSHAKRMLNPHPVPAHLSSKEPCLVLGFDHVTPRKVVAGSSHCICLTVKGDVFLWGSNKHGQLASESPFLPLPVALDRSLLQGERATDVHSGWTHLVARTESGRVFTWGRANYGQLGQTNQSRERDCDVSTSAGQSISHPVEVKALFGATQIACGSEHNLAVVGGRIVSWGWNEHGMCGDGSLCDITQPQPIPRLRDATALLIGCGSGHSLALCSLKSNEDSAT